A genomic stretch from Mycosarcoma maydis chromosome 3, whole genome shotgun sequence includes:
- a CDS encoding uncharacterized protein (related to dynactin subunit p62): protein MTSPHVLYYCSCNQYHTNAALRPGSSLASPPPGLPAYSPASRYAFHPLESLYFCDECDQIRCNRCVTVDISSYYCPNCLFEVPGASVKAEKNRCARNCFECPCCQHTLSVVASDPDSKSVRGLDPTDPAASQGEPPYFLACSVCRWDSKSVGLVFEKPTGLSLQLQRSEENAADVLEFDRLKDHFDPYLKAQTQAAITSAAVGSGSSSRARSLPASTVSAAQASSSSSAEASTRSARATAARNAAAAALQSSKLVQDLPHLAHSKHAANSARSAPIEPDELKTYRALNPWQPVDDGRSRSSGHAAASMGVVAKREKHRRDYVARVQLGVNQPFASLDAKISSLEQRWSSVSIADQPVRAAELRPNRVSLKSKLSKRCPACRHIVIKPDIKAASNRFKIKLVALNFLPEIQIALADQQPYLDALRFRSTGVTGSNLMGAASTSSSLRRRPQSVLVSGADSLGPASSLFNASQDVDVNRLIAGQTYSYQIAVTNPLDDPVELDMSFVRFANASLSRGAAAVQPLPEPKYIFSWNYSNNTSSAPSHVKPSEGPSRPTRRARLGWQVYPSTTSISLNAFNEVWELEDAEELYHSKTELETHPESLDGSSPRRSAVKTAYVDGAGRLGCTNEPAWVIQEHEDDEDDTKSNRTVQRKPFLQKGHTTIFYLDLVVSATELPKPGPIEIGMHVTYRYTGGANQPSSQGLATAGKDFSFWTSIRLGSVVGRDERDERE from the coding sequence ATGACCTCGCCGCACGTACTCTACTATTGCTCCTGCAACCAGTACCACACCAACGCTGCGCTTCGCCCCGGTTCGTCGCTTGCATCACCTCCGCCAGGGTTACCAGCCTATTCCCCCGCCTCAAGATACGCCTTTCATCCACTCGAATCGCTCTACTTCTGCGACGAATGCGACCAGATCAGATGCAACCGATGCGTCACCGTAGATATCTCGAGCTACTACTGCCCCAATTGCCTCTTTGAGGTGCCTGGTGCTAGCGTCAAGGCCGAAAAGAACCGTTGCGCCAGGAACTGTTTTGAATGTCCTTGTTGCCAACATACACTATCAGTTGTGGCCAGCGATCCCGACTCTAAGTCCGTGCGTGGTCTCGACCCCACTGACCCAGCTGCTAGCCAGGGTGAGCCGCCCTACTTTCTTGCATGCTCAGTCTGTCGCTGGGACTCCAAGTCGGTCGGGCTCGTCTTTGAAAAGCCAACCGGACTCAGTTTGCAGCTTCAGCGCTCCGAAGAGAATGCTGCAGATGTTCTCGAATTCGACCGGCTCAAAGATCATTTTGACCCTTACCTTAAGGCGCAGACGCAAGCAGCCATCACATCAGCTGCCGTCGGATCGGGCAGCTCCTCTCGTGCTCGTTCGCTACCAGCTTCAACTGTCTCTGCAGCCCAAgcatcgtcttcatccAGCGCTGAAGCTTCTACCCGAAGCGCAAGAGCAACTGCTGCACGCAAcgcggctgctgccgcccTGCAGTCGTCCAAGCTTGTCCAAGATCTACCTCATCTAGCACACTCGAAACATGCCGCAAATTCTGCTCGCTCCGCACCCATCGAACCTGACGAGCTCAAAACGTATCGCGCTCTGAATCCATGGCAGCCTGTCGACGATGGTCGAAGCCGATCAAGCGGacatgcagcagcatctaTGGGCGTGGTGGCCAAGCGTGAAAAGCATCGAAGAGACTACGTTGCGCGCGTCCAATTAGGTGTAAATCAGCCCTTCGCGTCGCTAGATGCCAAGATCTCATCCCTCGAGCAACGATGGTCCTCGGTCTCAATAGCAGACCAGCCGGTCCGTGCCGCAGAGTTACGTCCTAACAGAGTATCTCTCAAATCCAAGCTTTCCAAAAGGTGCCCGGCGTGTCGGCACATTGTCATCAAGCCGGACATCAAGGCGGCATCGAACCGCTTCAAGATCAAACTCGTAGCACTCAACTTTTTGCCCGAGATTCAGATCGCTCTGGCTGACCAACAACCGTATCTTGACGCCCTTCGCTTCCGCTCGACCGGGGTCACGGGCTCAAACCTGATGGGAGCGGCGTCGACATCCAGTTCTCTCCGACGAAGGCCTCAATCAGTGCTCGTATCTGGAGCGGATTCGCTCGGCCCGGCCTCGTCCCTATTTAACGCGTCGCAAGACGTTGACGTTAATCGACTGATTGCAGGACAAACGTACAGCTACCAGATTGCTGTCACAAATCCGCTGGATGAtccagtcgagctcgacatgagCTTTGTCCGCTTCGCCAATGCGTCGTTGAGCAgaggtgctgcagcggtCCAACCTTTACCAGAACCGAAGTACATCTTTTCTTGGAACTACAGCAACAATACTTCTTCAGCACCCTCGCACGTCAAGCCGAGTGAAGGGCCATCTCGTCCGACCAGACGcgctcggcttggctgGCAGGTATACCCATCTACTACTAGCATTTCATTGAATGCTTTCAACGAAGTCTGggagctcgaggatgccgaAGAACTGTACCACTCCAAAactgagctcgagacgcatCCGGAATCCCTCGATGGCTCCTCGCCGCGTCGGAGCGCTGTAAAGACTGCATATGTCGACGGCGCCGGACGCTTGGGCTGCACAAACGAGCCGGCTTGGGTGATTCAAGAAcacgaggacgatgaggacgacACCAAATCGAACCGCACTGTGCAACGCAAACCGTTCCTTCAGAAGGGACACACAACTATCTTCTATCTCGACCTGGTCGTTTCAGCCACTGAGTTGCCAAAGCCGGGCCCAATCGAAATTGGTATGCACGTCACTTATCGCTACACTGGTGGCGCGAACCAACCAAGTAGCCAAGGTTTGGCCACAGCTGGTAAAGATTTTTCTTTCTGGACCTCGATCCGACTCGGATCTGTTGTAGGACGCGACGAgcgtgacgagcgagaatGA
- a CDS encoding uncharacterized protein (related to Serine/threonine-protein kinase): MASPSLDQASTPPAAMATTPSTNVATVSPASLQAQLEARSLAPVDGAASHGAVCDTSASASSPTYPTLSLAMAGHVLGAAGPAPTSSSVAPPNDTVGVSSPLHLYSAPARPSDSKDLAHPVLITSSHDANAHRLAPASTSPPLLSAHDPSSPSASISPSVVSGSSTPARSAMSELHLYSQQIQQQLLHQHMHHQLFNGRTKLSTGSPPSNAPDHSPLPSTSASAYSSPPVSGRSDIQTHTSSRRMVNQYLIEGELGRGVHGKVRLARDLETGERVAVKIVEREARKRLGAGLGLLNRNNRTKDPSRLSPAHFDPPTSPAQQEGNDLHPSSDSPHEDSASTTVKGVSTSPSTQFAPIPNLPRSPSASAFGLSRWGPSDRDAERRREKEREKARKALLWTTDQKVRREIAIMKKCSHDNVVQLKEVIDDPQSKKIFMVLEFMEGGEVVWKDDQGHPALTVDQSRQVLRDVVCGLEYLHYQGIIHRDIKPANLLWDNHHRVKISDFGVSHFSYAMMIANDHAAASSASSSSSRLNTQLTSSLSDPSLADDRELAKTAGSPAFFAPELCMSSFSSTIHSTDLTSGSNAASPADAATTTLARPPTRPKVTKAIDIWALGVTLYCLLFGTTPFTAESEYALFAVIPSTDYSIPTFMGADRVRVGPRKPRWQSRSQWVDEEADAQPASPSELCPDVDPDSLEEDARQLRDLLDRLLEKDPTKRITLEDVKKHPWVTRGLQDAPAWLSETDPQHMPFVEISHADVEDALTGFSKLKQRVKRWQSKLLDSFAGGRRRSKSVNHSSAASSFHADLQSNSGASSPHPSRTPGSDNVATMPVAPFDSSNQSGPSTSSVRLPRTPLKGHMFFSRQKSANSVGRRDGATALRALTAAYRNDESDSVASESPRINSSDTPSKSTASQALSALQTSPRVFQDNTTEVHDQATSFSPMLPPPLLVGGSDDGTMRPPKLASYRKASAQSTSSAGLRLDAGPEIPQRISSDTHGAARRVSATSASPSLHPSSPRMPSIHRATSRQGSGHHDAHLQRAASPRRSVDSEGRSSTLSISQASRVSGRHRLGDFLRGSWLIAGGDDRNLSSSRPSTRGSRDAPPFPSSVLSTSVSKRSGSIGSTASSARPGVTSAVGSMGPLSVDTHSATQQAGARPESGTPTSAPVPGNNSRGGLGGAPSLSTEVLTGPMESASLSQSAFSALSQPSSPLAGSGSDAAQPFAFDRLGRRRHFDAPPEDLSYNENDDVDLELELSDDDLSDDLDDVHTASLGPMLVNSGQGWTVHHGDGERVDMAHAAFLPEAYCRKGSSGSDSSNDILTPSVEGGYNVFKPPYQHILSPAASSALPDNHVSAGPASAGNETAAPICQTFAMGATLSSEAAALRKADFTELSVGHDTLPDPMVKEGRVYESTPTSSGSVSRSASHRLHGSDGSSRAASATETQATRSDVGGVPSETKDVKVPEEVFENVMPNAMPATEESQFADAEEDASRQDELDSISAKHAMLSGSGAPIGNEEEDDSDDQCVSFQARRKRSTRFRTLHSVNGQA; the protein is encoded by the exons ATGGCCTCACCAAGTCTGGACCAGGCCTCCACGCCTCCCGCGGCAATGGCAACAACTCCGTCTACCAACGTCGCCACCGTCAGCCCTGCATCACTCCAAGCCCAGCTTGAAGCTCGATCTTTAGCTCCTGTCGACGGCGCAGCTTCGCACGGTGCCGTGTGCGATACCAGTGCATCTGCCTCCAGCCCCACCTACCCCACCCTCAGCCTCGCTATGGCCGGGCACGTCTTGGGCGCTGCTGGCCCCGCTCCAACTTCCAGCAGTGTTGCGCCTCCCAACGATACAGTTGGCGTTTCATCTCCGCTCCACCTGTACAGCGCGCCTGCACGCCCCTCTGACTCGAAAGATCTCGCTCACCCGGTCTTGATCACTTCCAGTCACGATGCAAACGCCCATAGACTTGCACCCGCCAGCACATCACCTCCCCTTCTCAGCGCCCATGATCCCTCGAGCCCCTCTGCATCTATCTCGCCTTCGGTCGTCTCTGGTTCCTCAACACCAGCGCGTTCCGCCATGAGCGAGCTCCATCTCTACTCCCAGCAGATTCAACAGCAGCTCCTTCACCAGCATATGCATCACCAACTATTCAATGGCCGAACCAAGTTGTCCACCGGCTCGCCTCCCTCCAACGCGCCAGATCACAGTCCGTTACCTTCCACCAGTGCCAGCGCGTACAGCTCGCCCCCTGTCTCGGGTCGCTCT GACATTCAAACTCACACCAGCAGTCGTCGAATGGTTAACCAGTATCTCATCGAGGGTGAACTTGGACGAGGTGTTCACGGAAAGGTGCGCCTCGCTCGAGATCTCGAAACTGGCGAGCGCGTAGCCGTCAAAATCGTTGAGAGGGAAGCGCGCAAGCGGCTCGGTGCAGGCCTAGGTTTGCTCAACCGTAACAATCGCACCAAGGATCCCTCGCGTCTGTCTCCTGCTCACTTCGACCCACCAACTTCTCCCGCCCAACAAGAGGGGAATGACCTCCATCCCAGCTCTGACTCACCGCATGAAGACTCAGCCTCTACAACAGTCAAGGGCGTCTCCACCAGCCCCTCAACCCAGTTTGCTCCTATACCCAACCTGCCGCGCTCGCcttctgcctctgctttTGGCCTCTCACGATGGGGTCCGTCCGACAGGGACGCCGAGCGTCGTCGCGAAAAGGAGCGGGAGAAAGCGAGAAAGGCGCTTCTTTGGACTACAGATCAAAAAGTTCGCCGAGAAATCGCCATCATGAAAAAGTGCAGTCACGACAACGTCGTCCAGCTCAAAGAGGTCATCGACGATCCGCAGAGCAAAAAGATCTTTATGGTGCTCGAGTTCATGGAGGGAGGTGAAGTGGTCTGGAAAGACGACCAAGGACATCCCGCGCTCACCGTAGATCAATCCCGTCAAGTTCTTCGCGATGTCGTCTGCGGGCTCGAGTATCTTCACTACCAGGGCATCATTCATCGCGACATCAAGCCTGCCAACTTGCTCTGGGATAATCACCACCGCGTCAAGATATCAGATTTTGGTGTCTCTCATTTCAGCTATGCCATGATGATCGCCAATGATCACGCTGCCGCTTCATCTGCATCTTCCTCATCCAGTAGACTCAACACGCAGCTTACATCTTCTTTGTCTGATCCAAGTCTCGCCGACGACcgcgagctcgccaagacgGCCGGAAGTCCCGCCTTCTTCGCACCCGAGCTCTGCATGTCTTCTTTTTCCTCGACTATTCATTCCACCGATCTGACAAGCGGCTCCAATGCAGCCTCTCCAGCTGAtgccgccaccaccacgctTGCAAGACCACCTACACGACCCAAAGTGACTAAAGCCATTGATATTTGGGCCCTGGGTGTCACGCTCTACTGCCTGTTGTTCGGTACGACCCCATTCACAGCCGAGTCCGAATACGCCTTGTTCGCCGTCATCCCGAGCACCGATTATTCCATCCCTACCTTTATGGGAGCAGATCGAGTCCGTGTCGGGCCGAGAAAACCCCGATGGCAGTCTCGATCACAGTGGGTAGACGAGGAAGCCGATGCTCAGCCAGCAAGCCCTTCTGAGCTCTGTCCGGATGTCGACCCGGACAGCCTGGAAGAGGATGCACGCCAGTTGCGCGACTTGTTGGACCGCTTGCTTGAAAAGGATCCTACCAAGCGCATCACCCTAGAAGACGTCAAGAAACATCCGTGGGTCACTCGTGGTCTGCAAGACGCGCCTGCTTGGCTCTCAGAGACCGATCCACAACACATGCCCTTCGTCGAAATTTCTCatgccgacgtcgaggatgccCTGACAGGCTTttccaagctcaagcaaCGCGTTAAGAGGTGGCagtccaagctgctcgactctTTTGCTggcggacgacgacgcagcAAATCCGTAAACCATTCATCGGCAGCCTCTTCCTTCCATGCCGATCTGCAGTCGAATTCTGGTGCTAGTTCGCCCCATCCTAGTCGAACCCCAGGCTCAGACAACGTCGCTACAATGCCTGTTGCCCCCTTTGACTCGTCAAACCAATCGGGTCCTTCCACCTCATCGGTACGGTTACCGCGCACCCCTCTCAAGGGTCACATGTTCTTTTCGCGACAGAAGAGCGCCAACTCGGTGGGTAGACGCGACGGAGCTACCGCTCTTCGTGCTCTCACTGCAGCTTATCGCAATGACGAATCGGACTCTGTCGCTTCAGAATCGCCACGCATCAACAGCTCAGATACGCCGAGCAAGTCCACCGCCAGCCAGGCGCTTTCTGCACTTCAGACATCGCCCCGTGTTTTTCAAGACAATACAACCGAGGTTCATGATCAAGCTACCAGCTTTTCGCCCATGCTTCCTCCCCCCCTGCTCGTCGGTGGTTCAGATGATGGCACCATGAGGCCACCGAAACTCGCATCTTACCGCAAAGCGTCAGCACAGTCTACAAGCAGCGCAGGTCTGCGGCTCGACGCTGGCCCCGAAATACCGCAGCGCATCTCTTCTGATACGCATGGCGCCGCTCGTCGGGTGAGTGCGACCTCGGCCTCGCCTTCGCTTCATCCTTCTTCGCCTCGAATGCCGTCGATCCATCGCGCCACAAGTCGACAGGGCTCCGGCCATCACGATGCGCATCTGCAGCGTGCCGCTTCACCGCGACGCTCCGTGGACTCGGAAGGCAGATCTTCGACATTGAGCATCTCGCAAGCCTCGCGCGTTTCAGGCCGCCATCGTCTCGGTGACTTCTTGCGCGGCAGTTGGCTCATCGCTGGCGGTGACGATCGTAATCTCAGCTCTTCTAGGCCCAGCACTCGGGGCTCAAGGGATGCACCACCCTTCCCTTCAAGCGTGCTTAGCACGAGTGTCTCCAAAcgaagcggaagcatcGGTAGCActgccagcagcgccagacCAGGTGTCACTTCTGCTGTGGGTAGCATGGGACCGCTCTCAGTCGATACTCACAGCGCAACCCAGCAAGCTGGAGCTCGACCTGAGTCGGGCACACCGACAAGTGCGCCCGTGCCtggcaacaacagcagagGTGGCCTTGGCGGTGCTCCAAGCTTGTCTACGGAGGTGCTTACTGGGCCCATGGAAAGCGCCAGTCTTTCCCAAAGTGCATTCAGCGCTCTCAGCCAGCCATCGTCGCCCTTGGCTGGATCGGGATCGGACGCCGCGCAGCCGTTCGCTTTCGATCGGCTTGGCCGGCGTCGTCACTTTGACGCGCCTCCAGAAGATCTTAGTTATAACGAGAATGACgatgtcgatcttgagctgGAACTTTCGGATGATGATCTCTCGGATGATCTTGACGATGTACATACCGCGAGCCTGGGGCCCATGTTGGTCAATTCGGGTCAAGGTTGGACCGTTCACCACGGTGACGGCGAGCGTGTCGATATGGCGCACGCAGCCTTCCTTCCTGAGGCTTACTGTCGCAAAGGATCGAGCGGTAGCGATAGTTCCAACGACATTCTCACGCCCTCGGTTGAAGGCGGTTACAACGTGTTCAAGCCGCCGTATCAGCACATCCTGTCGCCTGCTGCGTCTTCGGCCTTGCCGGACAATCATGTTTCAGCTGGTCCTGCGAGTGCTGGCAACGAGACTGCAGCGCCGATATGCCAGACATTTGCGATGGGCGCTACCCTGTCGAGTGAGGCAGCTGCACTGCGGAAAGCTGACTTTACTGAGCTCAGTGTCGGCCATGACACTCTTCCAGACCCAATGGTGAAGGAAGGCCGCGTGTACGAATCAACTCCAACAAGCTCAGGGAGCGTGTCTCGGTCCGCTTCGCATCGACTGCATGGCTCGGACGGATCGTCGCGAGCTGCATCAGCCACAGAGACCCAGGCTACACGATCCGATGTTGGTGGTGTGCCATCGGAAACAAAGGATGTAAAAGTGCCGGAGGAAGTTTTTGAAAACGTAATGCCAAACGCAATGCCCGCGACGGAAGAGTCGCAATTTGCGGACGCTGAGGAAGACGCGTCTCGCCAGGATGAGCTTGACTCCATCTCTGCCAAGCATGCAATGCTTTCCGGCTCAGGAGCGCCGATTGGAaacgaggaggaggatgacAGCGACGATCAATGCGTCAGTTTTCAGGCTCGTCGCAAACGATCGACTCGCTTCCGCACGCTCCACTCCGTGAATGGGCAGGCTTGA